GGCCAGCACGGAGACTCCGAGGAAGCCCAAAGCAATTGCGAACATCGGCCACAGCATGGGCCGAGCCTAGCGCGTGTCGCCCCAGGGGGTGCCGTCGAAGTGGCGTCGGCCGCCCCGTGAGGGCGGGCCACCCAGACGGGCCTTCGACGACACCCCCCAGGCGACCGGACGCCTCAGATGCTGCGCAGGGTGCTCACGCCGCCGCCGGTCAGCAACTCCACGATCCGGTCCCCGGCCGGCTTGCGGACGGCCGCACCGCACTCGGGACACGTGAAGGAGTAGAACGTGGCCCGGCGGCTGCCGCCGATGGCCAGCCGCAGGGCGCCCGCGTCCAGCTCGAAGCGGGCGCGGCACTCGGGACAGGACGCCTTGAAGGCGACGGGCCCGGACGTTGGCGACATCGACCGCGCTCCCCTTCAGACCTGTTCCCCGTACCCCGCGAGGGCCTCCCGGGCGGCGCTGCGCGCACTGTCCGCCAGCTCGGCGGGGGCCGTGATCCGCCCCTCGCGGCCCAGCCGCAGCGCCAGGCGCCGCAGCGAGCCGGGGTCCGGGGTGCGCAGGGTGATCCGCAGACCGCCGTCCGCGAGCTCCTCGGCGCTGTCGTGCGGGTAGTACTCGGCGACCCAGCGCCCGCCCGGTCCCACCTCGACCACGACCTCGGGGTCCTCCGCGGACGGCTGCACGAGGCCCACCGACAGGTCGCGCGGCTCGATGGCCGGCGGCTCCGCCCGCTCGTCCAGCAGCCGGATCTCGGCGACCCGGTCGAGCCGGAAGGTGCGCCGGGCCTCGGAGAGGTGGCACCAGCCCTCCATGTAGGTGTGCCCGACCGCGAACAGCCGGATCGGGTCGACCTCACGCTCGGTGAGCTCGTCACGGGCCGGCGAGTAGTAGCGCAGCCACAGCCGGCGGCGTTCCGCGATGGCCCGGTCGACGTCCGCGAAGACCCCGCCCTCGGACTCGAAGGTCACCGACAGCCGGGAGCTGGCCCCGGCCGCCTCGCCCGCGGCCGCCTCCAGCTTCGCGGTCGCCCGCAGCAGGGCGTCCCGGTCGCTCTCGCGCAGCCCCGGCAGGGTCGCCACCGCTCGGGCGGCGACCAGCAGCGCGGTCGCCTCGTCGGCGGCGAGCCGCAGCGGCTCGGCGGTGGACTCCCCCGAGGCGTCGGGATTGCGCCACCAGATGCGCTCCCCGTCGGTGTCGATGTCGAGCAGGTCCCCGCCCCGGAAGCTGGTCCCGCACATGGGCAGCACGTCGAGGTCCGAGATCAGCTCGTCCTCGGTGATGCCGAAGGCGCGCGCGACGTCGGCGACGTGCGCCCCGGGGCGCTCGCGCAGGTACGTCACCAGGGACAGCATGCGGCGGGTCTGGTCGATGGCGTTGGCAGCCATGCTGGTACGTCTCCCCCTCAGGGCACGTCTGTGGATGTCGCGGTACATGTCGCGGTACGAAACAGGGTGCGGCGGCGGACGGGCGCCGCACCGGCGGCGGTGCCGGCGGAAGGCCCGTCAGGCCCCGGCGACGGCCCGCAGCCGGTCCACCACGTCCGCCCGGAGGTCCGCGGGCCCGACCACGACGACGTCGGGACCGAACTCCACCAGCCAGGCGTCGAGGCCGTGCCCGTAGGGGATTTCCAGCTCGTCCCAGCCGTCCGCGCCCTCGTGCACCGCCGTGGCCTTGGCCCGCAGCGGATAGCCCGCCCCGGCCCGCAGCCGGATCAGCGCGGAGCGGTCCGCGCTCTCCCCGGCCCAGCTCGCCACCGTCTCCCGCACGGTCACCACGTCCGGCACCGGCGCGGTGTACTTCGCAGCCCGCGAGCGGACCTTCCCCGTGATCCGCGAAAGCCGGAACACCCGCTCCGCCCCGCGCTCACGGTCGTAGCCGGCCAGGTACCAGTGACCGCGCCAGCACTCCAGCGCCCACGGCTCCACCTGGCGCGTCTCGGGCCGGGCGGCCGTCGACTTGCGGTAGTCGAAGACCACCGGGCGGCGGTCCCGGCAGGCCAGCATCAGCGGCTCGAAGGCCGCCTCGTGGACCGGGATCCGCGGCTCGATGGCACTGTGCTGGCCCTCGTACGGATTACCCGCCTCCGGCATCCCGCCCGCCCGCAGCTTCTGCAGGGCGCCGCTGGCCGCCCCCGCGAGACGGGCCTGCTGCCACACCTTGGCCGCCAGCCCCAGCGCGGCGGCCTCCTCGGCGTCCAGGGACACGGGGGGCAGCCGGTTGCTGTCCCGGCGGGCCAGATAGCCCGTCTCCCCCTCCAGGTTCTCCACCGTCTCGATCACCAGACCGAGTTCGCGCAGATCGTCCTTGTCCCGCTCGAACATCCGGTTGAAGGACTCGTCGTTGCCGGCTTCCATGTAGGCCTCGATGGAACCGCGCAACTCGCGCTTGCTCAGCGGCCGGCGGGTCCCCAGCAGACACAGCGCCAGATTCATCAGCCGCTCGGCCTTGGCAATCGCCATCGACGCCCATCCCCCGTTCTCGACACACACTCGTGACCGTTGACCGTACCGCCCCGGCGGTCCCCGGCAAAAGCGAGGGCCCCCGCCTCACGGCGGGGGCCCTGCGCTCACGGCGGCCTGCGATCAGGCGGCCATCAGGTCGCACACGAAGATCAGCGTCTCGCCCGGGGCGATCGCACCGCCCGCGCCGCGGTCGCCGTAGGCGAGGTGGGCGGGGATCGTCAGCTTGCGGCGGCCGCCGACCTTCATGCCCTGGACACCCTGGTCCCAGCCGGAGATGACCTGGCCGACACCGAGCTTGAACTGGAGCGCCGAACCGCGGTTCCAGGACGCGTCGAACTCCTCGCCGGTGGAGAAGGCCACGCCCACGTAGTGGACGGAAACGACCGAACCGGCCTTGGCCTCGGCACCGTCGCCCAGCCAGATGTCCTCGATCACGAGGTCCTTGGGGGCCTCGCCCTCGGGGAAGTCGATTTCGGGCTTTTCGAGCTTGTCGCTCACGGAACTGCTCCTCAAACTATGGGACAACCGGGACAGTCTTACATCACCGCGAGGATGTCGAGGCTGAAGACCAGCGTCGAGTTCGCCGGGATGGTCCCCTGCTCCTTCTCCCCGAAGCCCATGTCCGGGGGGATCACCAGCAGGATGCGGCTGCCGACCTTCTTGCCGACGATGCCCTCCTTGAGACCCTTCACCTGCAGCTGCTCAAGCGGCCACGTCACCGACTGGTCCGACGTGTAGGTGCTCTCGAACGTCTTGTCGTCCTTCCAGGTCTTGCCGTGGAACTTGACGACGACGCTGTTCTTGTCCGTCACCGCCGGGCCGTCGCCCTCCAGGACGTAGTTCGACACCAGCTTCGCCGGCGGGGTCACGTCCTTCGGAACGGCCACGGAGACTTCCTTGCCGTCCGTGTTCGTCCCCACCTTCGGCAGGTCCTTGTTGTCCTGGGCGACTTCCTTGCCCGTGGCCGACGCCGGCACCGTGGCACCCTTGACGATGTCCACGACGAACACCAGCGTGGCATCCCCCTTGATCTTCGGCGGCGAGCCCTGCGCCCCGTAACCGAGGTCCGGCGGGATCACCAGCTCGACACGGCTGCCGACCTTCTGGCCCTCAAGCCCCTGGTCCCAGCCCTTGATGACGGCGCCCGCACCGATCGTCACGTCGAACGGCTGGCCCTTGCCGAAGCTCTGGTCGAACGGCTCGCTGGCGTCCCACACCTGGCCGTAGTAGTTGACCTGGGCGATGTCGCCCTTCTTCAGCACCTGCCCGGTGCCCTCCTTGACGGTCACCACCTTCAGCTCCTTGGGCGGCTCGCCCTTACCCTTCGACAGGGTGGGCGTCTCCCCGAACTCGGCACCCTTGGTGATCGCGGGCGCCCCGTTCTTCATCTGGGCGGAGTCGGAGCCGCTGTCGTCGCCACACGCCGCTGTCGACAGCAGCAGAAGGGGTACGACAAGCAGGCCGGCAAGTCGGCGCACGGGTTCCTCAGATCTCAGACGGCAAGGCGGTCGCCCGCCACTCTAAGCCGTGCGCAGGGCCCCGTACGAGAGACGTACGGGGCCCTGGCGAGATACGGGGCGTCGCACCCCGCGCCTACATGCCGGCGATCAGCTTCTCCACCCGGTCGTCCACCGACCGGAACGGGTCCTTGCACAGCACCGTCCGCTGCGCCTGGTCATTGAGCTTCAGGTGCACCCAGTCGACCGTGAAGTCCCGCCGCTGCTCCTGCGCACGGCGGATGAAGTCCCCGCGCAGCCGCGCCCTCGTCGTCTGCGGAGGCACCGACTTGCCCTCGAAGATCTTGAGGTCGTTGCAGATCCGCGCCGCCTGCCCCTTGCGCTCCAGCAGGTAGTACAGCCCCCGCCGGCGGTGGATGTCGTGATACGCGAGGTCTATCTGCGCCACCCGCGGATTCGACATGGTCATGTTGTGCTTGGCCCGGTACCGCTCGATCAGCTGGTACTTCATGACCCAGTCGATCTCGGTGCCGATCCGGTCCAGGTCCTCCGCCTCGATCGCGTCCAGCGTGCGGCCCCACAGCTCCAGCACCTGGTCGACCACACCGGTACGGATACCCCGGCGCTCGGCGAAGTCCACCGCCTTGTCGAAGTACTCCCGCTGGATCTCCAGCGCCGAGGCCTCCCGCCCGGACGCCAGACGCACCTTGCGCTGGCCCGTGGTGTCATGGCTGACCTCGCGGATCGCCCGGATCGGATTCTCCAGGGTCAGGTCCCGCATCACCGTGCCCGCCTCGATCATGCGCAGCACCAGGTCGGTCGCGCCGACCTTCAGCAGCATGGTCGTCTCGGACATGTTCGAGTCGCCCACGATCACGTGCAGGCGCCGGTACCGCTCCGCGTCCGCGTGCGGCTCGTCACGCGTGTTGATGATCGGCCGCGATCGCGTCGTCGCGGAGCTGACACCCTCCCAGATGTGCTCGGCCCGCTGGCTCACGCAGTACACCGCACCCCGAGGGGTCTGCAGCACCTTGCCGGCACCGCAGATCAGCTGCCGCGTGACGAGGAACGGAATGAGAATGTCCGCCAGGCGGGAGAATTCCCCGTGCCGGGCCACCAGGTAGTTCTCGTGGCAGCCGTACGAGTTGCCCGCCGAGTCGGTGTTGTTCTTGAAGAGGTAGACGTCGCCCGCGATTCCCTCCTCGTGCAGGCGGCGTTCGGCGTCGACGAGCAGTCCTTCGAGAATGCGCTCGCCTGCCTTGTCGTGCGTGACCAGCTCGGTCACGTTGTCACATTCGGGAGTTGCATATTCCGGATGCGAACCCACGTCGAGGTACAAGCGGGCGCCGTTCCGCAGGAAGACATTGCTGCTGCGGCCCCATGACACGACACGGCGGAAGAGGTAGCGCGCCACTTCGTCAGGAGACAGCCGGCGCTGTCCCCTGAACGTGCACGTGACGCCGTACTCGTTCTCCAGCCCGAAAATGCGGCGGTCCATGACTGAACATTACGCCTTCTGCCCTCTTCTGAAACCGGGTTCGCAGCCGCCGTTTCGATCAGTTCCCCCGAGCAGGCCGCGAAACGCCCGGCACAAGCCCCGCAGGCACCACGGGCGCGCCGCACCGGCGCACCCGCCCGTCACTGCGCCGACCGGGCCTGCGCAGCCACCTCGCCGGAGCCGTCCGGCACTCCCGGAGCCGAACCCGCCACCGCACGACTGTGACCCGCAGTTGACAGCACCCCCTGAGTCACCATCAGCACCAGCAGCGCCGCACCGCCCGCGGCACACGCCACACCGAAGCCCCACGCGGTACCGCCCAGCTCCACCGCCGGCCCCGCCGCCGCCGTCCCGATCGCCGCACCCACACCGAAGAACGTCACCAGCCACGAGAACGCCTCCGTCACCGTGCCCGCCGGCGCGTGCCGGTCCACCACGATGAACGCGCACGCCAGGGACGGCGCCAGGAACACCCCCGACACCGCCGCCAGCGCCGTCATCGCCACCGGCCCCGGAGTCAGCAGCAACGGCAGATAGCCGACCGCCAGCAGCGCCACCAGCAGCCGCAGCCGCCGCTCCGGCGCACCCGCCCACTGCCGCGCACCGTAGAACACACCGCCGACCAGCGCGCCCAGACCCAGCGCCGCCATCAGCCAGCCGTACACCGCCTGGCCCCCGTGACCGTCCGCATACGCCACACCGGCCACCGTGATCGAACCCAGCGCCATGCCCACGAAGAAGAACGAGCCCAGCAGCGCCAGCAGCCCGCGCGAACGCAGGGCCCCCAGCCAGTGCGCCTCCCGCGGCTCCGAACGCCACGTCCGCGACGGCTCGCTGACCACCACCGACAGCGCACCCAGCACCCCGATCGCGTTCAGCGCCAGCAGCGCCCCGGCCGGCGACCACACCGCCACGAACAGCGTCACCAGCAGCGGACCGACCGTGAACATCACCTCCTGGGCCACCGCGTCCATCGCGTACGCCGCGTGCACCTTCTCCTCACGGCCCCCCAGCACACTCGGCCACAGGGCCCGCAGCCCACCCTCCAGCGGCGGCGTGAACAGCCCGCCCACCACCACCGCGGCGTACGCCGCCACCGCCGACCCGGTCCCCGCAACCGCCAGCCACACCATCCCCAGCGCGGACAGCAGCGCCGCCGGCAGCTGCACCCGCGGCTGCCCGAACAGATCCACCGCCCGACCGAGCAGCGGCTGACCCACCGCGTTCGCCAGCCCGTACACGGCGGCCAGCGCCCCCGCCAGGCTGTAGCTGCCCCCCTCCGCACGCGTGAACAGCACGATCGCGATCGGCGCGGTGGCGTTCGGCAGCCTGCCGACCAGCGTGCCCACCAGCAGCCTCGCGGCGTGCCGGGTCCCCAGCAGCTCCGCGTATCCCGCCGCCATGTCGGCCCCCTTCTGCCCGGACCCAGCCGGGGTAATACGTATAACTTGACGCGTCATACGTACCATGGCCACAGTCCACGGGTCCACCCCACGGACCACGAAACCACCCCTGACCTCGCACTACAGGAGCCCCGTGTGACGAGACCCACCAGCCGGGACGTGGCCACCGCCGCCGGGGTCTCCCAGGCCACCGTCTCCCTCGTCCTCGGCGACAAATGGCCCGGCCGCGTCTCCGAACGCACCGCCGCCCACGTCCGCGAAACCGCCACCCGCCTCGGCTACCGCCCCAACCTCGCCGCCCGCAACCTCCGCCTCGGCTCCACCCGCACCGCCCTCCTCGTCGTCCCCGCCCTCACCAACGAGTTCTTCGCCCGCGTCTACACCGGCGCCGCCCGCATCGCCGCCGAACACGGCTTCGGCGTCGTCCTCTACCCCTCCCCCGACGGCACCGGCCCCGCCCGCGACCCCTTCGCCTCCGCCCGCGCCGCCCTCGACGGCGTCATCGCCTCCTCCATGGCCGCCCACGCCCTCCACGCCATCGGCGGCGACACCCTCCCCCTCGTCATGCTCGACAGCGACCCCCGCGCCGCCGGCTCCGCCGCCCACGTCAACCTCGCCATGGCCGACGGCATGCGCCAGGTCACCGAACACCTCCTCGCCCTCGGCCACCGGCGCTTCCTCCACCTCGCCTCCGCCGTCGACTCCTGGACCTTCGACACCCGCGCAGCAGCCCTCACGACCCTCCTGGGCCCCGGAACCGAGCTGCGCACCGTACGGTCCCCCCTCACCGCCGACGACGCCCGTACGGCCATGGAGGCCGCCCTAGCGGCCCCCGAGGGCCGGCCCACGGCCATCGTCTGCGACGACGACATCCTCGCCGCCGGCGCCTGCAAGGCCGCCCGCCGCCTCGGCCTGCGCGTCCCCGAGGACCTCTCCGTCACCGGCTTCGACGACCTCG
This DNA window, taken from Streptomyces sp. TN58, encodes the following:
- a CDS encoding LacI family DNA-binding transcriptional regulator; translated protein: MTRPTSRDVATAAGVSQATVSLVLGDKWPGRVSERTAAHVRETATRLGYRPNLAARNLRLGSTRTALLVVPALTNEFFARVYTGAARIAAEHGFGVVLYPSPDGTGPARDPFASARAALDGVIASSMAAHALHAIGGDTLPLVMLDSDPRAAGSAAHVNLAMADGMRQVTEHLLALGHRRFLHLASAVDSWTFDTRAAALTTLLGPGTELRTVRSPLTADDARTAMEAALAAPEGRPTAIVCDDDILAAGACKAARRLGLRVPEDLSVTGFDDLALATAVEPELTTVHLPAERVGEQGMTALLAVLEGTPWTAPDIPVTLVVRDSTGPAPTP
- a CDS encoding helix-turn-helix transcriptional regulator, with amino-acid sequence MAIAKAERLMNLALCLLGTRRPLSKRELRGSIEAYMEAGNDESFNRMFERDKDDLRELGLVIETVENLEGETGYLARRDSNRLPPVSLDAEEAAALGLAAKVWQQARLAGAASGALQKLRAGGMPEAGNPYEGQHSAIEPRIPVHEAAFEPLMLACRDRRPVVFDYRKSTAARPETRQVEPWALECWRGHWYLAGYDRERGAERVFRLSRITGKVRSRAAKYTAPVPDVVTVRETVASWAGESADRSALIRLRAGAGYPLRAKATAVHEGADGWDELEIPYGHGLDAWLVEFGPDVVVVGPADLRADVVDRLRAVAGA
- a CDS encoding MFS transporter, whose product is MAAGYAELLGTRHAARLLVGTLVGRLPNATAPIAIVLFTRAEGGSYSLAGALAAVYGLANAVGQPLLGRAVDLFGQPRVQLPAALLSALGMVWLAVAGTGSAVAAYAAVVVGGLFTPPLEGGLRALWPSVLGGREEKVHAAYAMDAVAQEVMFTVGPLLVTLFVAVWSPAGALLALNAIGVLGALSVVVSEPSRTWRSEPREAHWLGALRSRGLLALLGSFFFVGMALGSITVAGVAYADGHGGQAVYGWLMAALGLGALVGGVFYGARQWAGAPERRLRLLVALLAVGYLPLLLTPGPVAMTALAAVSGVFLAPSLACAFIVVDRHAPAGTVTEAFSWLVTFFGVGAAIGTAAAGPAVELGGTAWGFGVACAAGGAALLVLMVTQGVLSTAGHSRAVAGSAPGVPDGSGEVAAQARSAQ
- a CDS encoding helix-turn-helix transcriptional regulator, whose amino-acid sequence is MAANAIDQTRRMLSLVTYLRERPGAHVADVARAFGITEDELISDLDVLPMCGTSFRGGDLLDIDTDGERIWWRNPDASGESTAEPLRLAADEATALLVAARAVATLPGLRESDRDALLRATAKLEAAAGEAAGASSRLSVTFESEGGVFADVDRAIAERRRLWLRYYSPARDELTEREVDPIRLFAVGHTYMEGWCHLSEARRTFRLDRVAEIRLLDERAEPPAIEPRDLSVGLVQPSAEDPEVVVEVGPGGRWVAEYYPHDSAEELADGGLRITLRTPDPGSLRRLALRLGREGRITAPAELADSARSAAREALAGYGEQV
- the pafA gene encoding Pup--protein ligase, which codes for MDRRIFGLENEYGVTCTFRGQRRLSPDEVARYLFRRVVSWGRSSNVFLRNGARLYLDVGSHPEYATPECDNVTELVTHDKAGERILEGLLVDAERRLHEEGIAGDVYLFKNNTDSAGNSYGCHENYLVARHGEFSRLADILIPFLVTRQLICGAGKVLQTPRGAVYCVSQRAEHIWEGVSSATTRSRPIINTRDEPHADAERYRRLHVIVGDSNMSETTMLLKVGATDLVLRMIEAGTVMRDLTLENPIRAIREVSHDTTGQRKVRLASGREASALEIQREYFDKAVDFAERRGIRTGVVDQVLELWGRTLDAIEAEDLDRIGTEIDWVMKYQLIERYRAKHNMTMSNPRVAQIDLAYHDIHRRRGLYYLLERKGQAARICNDLKIFEGKSVPPQTTRARLRGDFIRRAQEQRRDFTVDWVHLKLNDQAQRTVLCKDPFRSVDDRVEKLIAGM
- a CDS encoding FKBP-type peptidyl-prolyl cis-trans isomerase, with the translated sequence MSDKLEKPEIDFPEGEAPKDLVIEDIWLGDGAEAKAGSVVSVHYVGVAFSTGEEFDASWNRGSALQFKLGVGQVISGWDQGVQGMKVGGRRKLTIPAHLAYGDRGAGGAIAPGETLIFVCDLMAA
- a CDS encoding FKBP-type peptidyl-prolyl cis-trans isomerase, yielding MRRLAGLLVVPLLLLSTAACGDDSGSDSAQMKNGAPAITKGAEFGETPTLSKGKGEPPKELKVVTVKEGTGQVLKKGDIAQVNYYGQVWDASEPFDQSFGKGQPFDVTIGAGAVIKGWDQGLEGQKVGSRVELVIPPDLGYGAQGSPPKIKGDATLVFVVDIVKGATVPASATGKEVAQDNKDLPKVGTNTDGKEVSVAVPKDVTPPAKLVSNYVLEGDGPAVTDKNSVVVKFHGKTWKDDKTFESTYTSDQSVTWPLEQLQVKGLKEGIVGKKVGSRILLVIPPDMGFGEKEQGTIPANSTLVFSLDILAVM